Proteins co-encoded in one Rhopalosiphum maidis isolate BTI-1 chromosome 2, ASM367621v3, whole genome shotgun sequence genomic window:
- the LOC113553021 gene encoding lysosomal-associated transmembrane protein 4A has protein sequence MQTQQPINSTFKFIERRKNEWRCLLCCHVRTGTIFLGLWHLMLQLLAISTLGVFLRHPELLKPVHITRTSIEQNDLPTALAERNFPTFNNYVSTDGSYPLSNYDQDDMVEPTIGGIKGERYSFGMFMGRPINMDDLNYGVFLIFFTLIITISMIYGAIKGKPKMLIPFFCMQLFDLFVTILSAFGYLCYLPDFQRLMIRTESQYVSSSITSVNPRFISFIVIFSLCVTIISKGYFVGVVWSCYKYLTLKRSSAQPTIHYIESNFVVQNLLRPDYDFNMKKFPPPPPSYAVAVGEDNATHPDEPPPSYNTTQ, from the exons ATGCAAACTCAACAACCTATTAACTcaacattcaaatttattgaGCGTCGTAAAAATGAGTGGCGTTGCCTACTCTGTTGTCATGTCAGAACAGGAACAATTTTTCTTGGATTATGGCATttg atgTTACAATTACTGGCAATAAGTACACTTGGAGTGTTTTTACGACACCCGGAGTTATTAAAACCTGTTCATATAACAAGAACTTCAATAGAACAGAATGACTTACCTACTGCTTTAGCTGAACGTAATTTTCcgacttttaataattatgtttctaCTGATGGTTCTTATCCATTATCAAACTATGATCAAGATGATATGGTTGAACCTACAATTGGAGGTATAAAGGGTGAAAGGTATTCATTTGGAATGTTCATGGGTCGTCCAATTAATATGG atgatttaaattatggagtgtttttaatatttttcaccttaattattactatttccaTGATTTATGGTGCCATCAAAGGAAAacctaaaatgttaattccaTTCTTTTGTATGCAACTGTTTGATTTATTTGTGACTAT attatcagCTTTTGGATATCTCTGTTATTTACCAGACTTTCAGCGTCTTATGATCCGCACCGAATCTCAATATGTGTCTAGTAGTATTACATCAGTAAACCCACGATTTATATCATTCATAGTCATTTTTTCCTTGtgtgttacaataatatctaag ggATACTTTGTTGGTGTAGTTTGGAGTTGTTACAAGTATCTGACATTAAAAAGAAGTTCAGCTCAAccaactatacattatatagaatCAAACTTTGTTGTTCAGAATCTTTTACGCCCAGACTACGATTTTAACATGAAAAAGTTTCCTCCTCCACCACCATCTTATGCTGTTGCTGTTGGTGAAGATAATGCTACCCATCCTGATGAACCCCCGCCATCATATAATACTACTCAATAG
- the LOC113552991 gene encoding geranylgeranyl transferase type-1 subunit beta: MNKPDLKFELHKKYFRRSLDLLPSESAVFDYSRLTILYFALIGLDILDGLDSLSDDRKKDIVEWVYRLQLVPNENCSVHKCGFMGSTTVIHLKNHPGSEKYCESNVAMTYMALCILITMGDNLSRVNKSAVLQGVASLQKPDGSFKSNYEHGESDLRFVYCSLAICNILNDSSGINVNNAIKFISKCLNYDGAFGQNPGTESHGGSTYCAVASLSLLNKINLVLDDNKSRILERWAVNRQTKGGFQGRPNKEADTCYSFWLGATLSIMGSLNKINPERNRAFVLLNANLITGGFSKNMESIPDPMHTCLSLCGLSLIGEENLNPINPALNITVRATNYLKQIQEACTSPNKDIFNTDTDN, translated from the coding sequence ATGAACAAGCCAGATTTGAAATTTGAGCTACACAAGAAATATTTTCGTCGCTCGTTGGACCTGTTGCCCAGCGAGAGTGCCGTATTCGATTATTCGCGGCTCACCATACTGTATTTCGCGCTCATTGGTTTGGACATATTGGACGGCTTAGATTCGCTCTCTGATGATCGTAAGAAAGACATTGTCGAGTGGGTGTACAGGCTGCAGTTGGTACCCAACGAAAATTGTTCCGTGCACAAATGTGGTTTCATGGGGTCCACTACCGTCATCCATTTAAAGAATCATCCAGGCTCTGAAAAGTATTGCGAAAGCAACGTTGCTATGACGTACATGGCATTGTGTATTCTAATTACAATGGGTGACAATTTGAGTCGTGTTAATAAATCAGCTGTACTTCAAGGTGTAGCATCTCTGCAAAAACCAGATGGCAGTTTCAAAAGCAACTATGAACATGGTGAGAGTGATTTGAGATTTGTATACTGTTCACTTGCAATATGCAACATTTTGAATGATTCTTCgggtattaatgtaaataatgccattaaatttatttcaaaatgtctAAACTATGATGGAGCATTTGGACAAAACCCAGGAACTGAATCGCACGGTGGTTCTACTTATTGTGCAGTTGCGTCGTTAtctcttttaaataaaattaatcttgtCTTAGATGATAATAAATCAAGAATATTAGAGCGCTGGGCAGTAAATAGACAAACTAAAGGAGGTTTTCAAGGAAGACCTAATAAAGAAGCCGACACTTGTTATTCCTTCTGGTTGGGTGCTACACTCAGTATTATGGgatcactaaataaaataaacccaGAGAGAAATAGGGCTTTTGTTCTACTTAATGCTAACTTGATAACTGGTGGATTTAGTAAAAACATGGAATCTATACCAGATCCAATGCACACCTGTTTAAGCTTGTGCGGATTAAGTTTGATCGGCGAAGAAAATCTAAACCCTATTAATCCTGCATTAAATATTACCGTGAGggcaacaaattatttaaaacaaattcaagAAGCTTGTACATCACCGAACAAAGATATATTCAATACAGAtactgataattaa
- the LOC113553594 gene encoding NADH-ubiquinone oxidoreductase subunit 8: protein MNLAALTRAGNTVLRSTIRVPFRSASQINYINVNRDDEFENLSWSAMSDQAISYAFVSELCRGAAVSLAHFFKEPATINYPFEKGPLSPRFRGEHALRRYPSGEERCIACKLCEAICPAQAITIEAEERADGSRRTTRYDIDMTKCIYCGFCQEACPVDAIVEGPNFEYSTETHEELLYNKEKLLNNGDKWESEIAANIHADHLYR from the exons ATGAATTTAGCAGCATTAACAAGGGCTG gtAATACAGTTTTGCGATCAACTATTCGGGTACCATTTAGATCAGCATCGCAAATTAACTATATCAATGTGAACAGAGATgatgaatttgaaaatttaagttGGAGCGCTATGTCAGATCAAGCTATTTCTTATGCATTTGTTTCTGAACTATGTAGAg gtGCTGCTGTATCATTGGCCCATTTCTTCAAGGAACCAGCCACTATCAACTATCCATTTGAAAAAGGACCTTTGTCACCACGTTTCCGAGGAGAACATGCTCTTAGACGTTACCCATCTGGTGAAGAGAGATGTATTGCCTGCAAATTGTGTGAAGCTATTTGTCCAGCTCAA GCTATCACTATTGAAGCTGAAGAAAGAGCTGACGGAAGTCGCCGTACCACACGTTATGACATTGATATgactaaatgtatatactgcGGTTTTTGCCAAGAAGCATGTCCCGTAGATGCTATTGttgaa ggcCCAAATTTTGAATACTCTACTGAAACACATGAAGAACTTTTGTATAACAaagaaaagttattaaataatggtgATAAATGGGAATCAGAGATTGCTGCTAATATACATGCTGACCATCTATACCGTTAA
- the LOC113553971 gene encoding uncharacterized protein LOC113553971 gives MDEDIRYQRLPQSFSVRELGSSEARGLWGIKHTRKPVDLMVAKAKSSSTPLQPQVELRITEDGCEIIGDKFRKVFPIHTVSYGVQDLVYTRVFCMIVVKEQISTDRKPFDCVAFVCESRQAARNLTYTLATAFQAYSRKVRSTGTSKSRFAIDLRTADELEMDLKKVDSEA, from the exons ATGGACGAAGACATACGATACCAACGCCTTCCCCAATCATTCTCCGTCAGAGAACTCGGGTCTTCCGAGGCCAGGGGCTTATGGGGAATCAAACACACGCGGAAACCAGTTGATTTGATGGTAGCGAAAGCTAAAAGCTCGTCAACGCCCTTACAGCCACAAGTCGAACTACGAATTACCGAAGACGGATGTGAAATTATTGGTGACAAATTTAGAAAAGTTTTCCCTATTCACACAGTTTCTTACGGAGTTCAA GATTTGGTTTATACAAGAGTTTTCTGCATGATAGTTGTTAAAGAACAAATAAGTACGGACAGAAAACCATTTGATTGTGTGGCGTTTGTCTGCGAAAGTCGTCAAGCTGCAAGAAATTTGACTTATACTTTAGCTACAGCAtttcaa gCGTATAGCAGGAAAGTACGAAGTACTGGAACATCTAAATCTCGCTTTGCCATTGATTTAAGAACTGCTGATGAACTAGAAATGGATCTTAAGAAAGTTGACTCTGAGGCATAA
- the LOC113553342 gene encoding U6 snRNA-associated Sm-like protein LSm4 → MLPLSLLKTAQNHPMLVELKNGETYNGHLVTCDSWMNINLREVICTSKDGDRFWRLPECYIRGSMIKYLRIPDEIFDMVKEDIVVNKARGRTDNQKNRAPRGARQGFGGRGGGGNNRGTGPQQQRGGPNKFRGK, encoded by the exons atg TTACCTCTTTCATTACTCAAAACTGCTCAGAATCACCCGATG CTGGTTGAATTGAAAAATGGTGAAACATACAATGGACATTTAGTTACATGCGATAGTTGGATGAATATCAATTTACGAGAAGTTATCTGCACATCGAAA gacgGAGATAGATTTTGGAGACTCCCGGAATGTTATATCAGAGGTAGTATGATTAAATACTTAAGAATACCAgatgaaatatttgatatgGTAAAAGAAGATATAGTTGTAAACAAAGCTCGTGGTCGAACAGATAACCAGAAAAATCGTGCTCCTAGAGGAGCTAGAcaag gtTTTGGAGGTAGAGGAGGCGGTGGTAACAACCGTGGTACTGGACCACAGCAACAGAGAGGTGGCCCAAATAAGTTTAgaggaaaataa